AGGTGGAGCTGGAGGACGGTTCGGTCGTCAGCTCCGACCGCTTCCGCGTCGCCCTGTGCACCTGCCGCCGCAGCCGCCGCTACCCGTGGTGCGACACGAGTCACCGCGACCGGGCGTGAGGCCCCGGGCACGGTAACGCCCAGAGGCCGGCGGGCGGCCCCACTCCGCCCGCCGGCCCCCTCGCACGAGATCGCGACTTCCGTGACAACGGCCCGGCTCCCCAGCCACGGCCCGCTGCGCTTCACGGATTCAGCACGATCCCGGTCTGTGGGTCCAGCCCTCTCAGAAGGAGAAGACTCCCGTTCCGTAGGCGTTCTTCATGCAGTCGTTGGAGAAAGTGCGCTCGTAGGAGACGCGCTTGCCCTGCCAGACGCCGTCCACGGTGACCACCACGGGGTCGTACTGCTTGGTGCACATCACGCCGTCCCTCGCGGCCAGGGCGTCGAAGTCCCCGCCGACGCCCCGCAGTTCCGCGCATGCCGAGCCGGCCGCCGGGTGCGTGCCGGCCGCCGTCGGGGCACAGGTCAGGGTGACCGCGCGTTCCGGAGTCGCTGCGATCGCGCTCTCGCCGTGGCCCACCGTGAGGACGAGGGCCGACGGGGCGTAGAGCGCGGTGGGGGCCTGACCCGGGGAGGCGAGCGCGGCCCCGGTGAGGGGTCCGCAGACGGCGGTGGCCGTCATGCCGAGGATCATGGCCCAGCGCGCGGTGTTCCGCATTGTGTGCATCCTTCCGCTTCGATTACGGGGTGTGCCGGTCCGTGCTCGGTCGGTGCCCGGAGCGGCGAGCGCGAGTCTGCCGAGTCCGCCGCGGAAACACACATCGACCCCACGGGTTTCAGTAACATTGCGTGTTGAATCAGTGGCGCGAAGTTACGGAATGCGCGCGGATGAAGCCCGTAACTGCGCGGTGTGCGGGGGCATGAAGCGGCCAGATGGCCGATTCCCGTGCGTTCGTTAATAGGCCTGAAACATTCCGATTCCGCTCTCGGCCGACTGCTTTGCGACCCCTTGTGTTCATGGACCGGCCGAGTAATCGTCATTACATGATTACGAATGAGCAGCGAGAGAAGCTCCGCGGCTGGTTCGCCGGTCGCCTGCCCGACGACCTCTTCGAGGAGCTGACCGAGATCACGGTCGATCGCGAGGAGATCACCGTCATCGGCCGCATTCCCGCACCCAGGCTGGCCGCGGACGCCCCGGCCACCGAACGGGAGGCGGCCCTGGAGAGCCGGGTGCAGGAATTCCGGGAGCGCACCCGCGAGGACCGCATGGCCGTGGCCCGGGAGGCCGAGCACCGGTTCGGCCGGAAGGTGTCCTGGGGCGTGGAGTGCGGCGGGCGGCGCACCCTCTTCACGCACGTGGCCGCGCCGGTCATGACGCGGCTGCGCCAGCCGGAGCGCCAGGTCCTCGACACCCTGATCGCCGGCGGCGTCGCGCGCAGCCGCAGCGACGCACTGGCCTGGTGCGTGCGCCTGGTCCAGCGTCATACCGACGACTGGCTCGCCGAGTTGCGCGAGTCACTGGAACACGTGCAGCGCGTCAGGGCCCAGGGCCCGGACTCCGAGCCGGACCCCGCACCGCCCGCGGACGACGAGCAGTGACCCGTTGCCGGACCCTCCGGCTACGGTGCCCACCGGGCACTGGCCGATGTTCTCGCAGCCGGGCGCACCGGCCCGTGTGCTGCGCGAGGCGGCGGTCCGCACCCTGATCCACCGGAGCGCATACCGCTCGGTATCGTCGCCCCCGGCACGGTCTCGACGAGGAGACGACGAGAGGCGGGGCGTACATGGGCAAGCACTGGGCGGACTTCCAGTACGAGATCTATCTGAACGGGATGACGGGTGCCGTTCCGCGGCTGCCCACCGATCTGACCCGGCTGGAGGAGCTCACCGAGCAGCGGCTGGGGCCCGGCCCCGTCGGGTATGTGGCGGGCAGCGCGGGGGACGGCAGTACGGCCCGCGCCAACCGGGCGGCCCTGGAGCGCCGCAGGATCGTGCCGCGCATGCTGCGCGACGTGCACGAGCGGGATCTGTCCGTCGAGGTCCTGGGCCGCGCCCTTCCGGCCCCCCTCGCGCTGGCCCCGGTCGGCGTGCTGTCGATCATGCACCCGGACGCCGAGTCCGCCGCGGCCCGGGCCGCGGCCGCACAGGGCGTTCCGTACATCCTGTCGTCGGCGTCCAGCACGCCCATGGAGCAGGTCGCCGAGGCGATGGGGGACGCCGAGCGCTGGTTCCAGCTGTACTGGCCGAAGGACCCGGAGGTGGCCCGCAGCTTCCTGAACCGGGCGAAGGCGGCCGGGTTCACCGCCCTGGTGGTCACCCTGGACACGCCGCTGCTGTCGTGGCGGCCGCGCGATCTCGACCAGGCCTACCTGCCGTTCCTGCACGGGGTCGGCACGGCCAACTACTTCTCGGACCCGGCGTTCCAGGCAGGCCTGGCCAAGCCGGTGCACGAGGATCCGAACGCGGCCGTGATGCACTTCGTGGGGATGTTCTCCGACCCGGCCAAGAGCTGGCCGGACCTGGCGTTCCTGCGGGAGAACTGGGACGGCCCGATCGTCCTCAAGGGCGTCCTGCACCCGGACGACGCGCGACTGGCCGCCGACGCCGGCATGGACGGCGTGGTCGTCTCCAACCACGGCGGCCGGCAGGTGGCCGGCTCCGTCGCGGCGGCCGACGCGCTGCCCCGCGTGGCACAGGCGGTGGGCGACCGGCTCACCGTCCTCTTCGACAGCGGCATCCGCACCGGCGACGACATCGTCAAGGCCCTCGCCCTCGGCGCCCGCGCGGTCCTCGTCGGCCGCCCGTATGTCTACGGCCTCGGCCTCGACGGGCAGTCCGGCGTCGAGCACGTCATCCGCTGCCTGCTCGCCGAACTCGACCTCACGCTCGCCCTGTCGGGGCACGCGACACCGAGCGCCGTCGGCCCGGCCGACCTCGTCGAGGACCCGGCCTGAGCGGGGGCTGCGCGGCTCGCCGGCCGCGCAGCCCCCGATCGGGCCCCGGTGCCCGGGGTCACGTGCCCGGGCCGCCGGCGGCCCCCACCTGGCGGGCCGCCGGGCCGTCCTGCTCCTCGATCGACAGGGAGCCCTCCGTCGTCGGCAGGGGCTCCGACTGCCAGCGCTGGTCCTCGGAGGAGCGGTCGCGGACCTTGACGACGATCTCGGCGTCCGGATCGTCGTCGGCCGGGGCGAGGGCGAGCCGCTCGTCCCAGCGGGGCAGCAACTCCCCCTGCACGGTCAGGTCGTAGCGCACGTCGTCGGCTCGCTCGGCATCCTCGTCGGCGCAGGTACCGAGGACGACGACACCGGCGTCCTTGTGGGAGTCCAGGCACAGCCCGGGATCGGCGACGCTGCGCAGGAGCCCGTCGTCCTCGTACGTCCACTGCTGGGTCCACACCGTCGAGCACGGGGCCAGCTTCGTGCCCGCGCCCTCCTTCGGCAGGTCTCGGATGTCGAGGCACAGATCGGCGCCGGTGTTGCGCAGCCGGGTCACGCCCTGGGACATGGGAAGCCCGGCGGTGCCGGGTGGTGTCACCGATGCGGTGCCCTTGCCGCCGGCGGCGCTGTCGGAGCCGGCCGGGTCGGCCTCGCCACCGTCGTAGGACGGCGCACCGATGATGAGCACCGTCGCCAGCACCCCGGCCGATACCGCGCCGACGCCCGAGAGCAGTGCCCGCGACGAGCGCATCGCCTCCGGCACCCGGGCCGGCACGGGGAGCCGGGACAGCAGCCCGTGCCGACCGCCGCCCCGCCGCCCGCCACCGCGCCGGCCCGCACGGGCACCCCGCGTGCCGTGCGACGCCCGCCCCGGGCGCGAGTCGAGGTAGCGGCGGGCGCCCCAGCCGAGCACCGCCTCGGCGATCAACGGCCCCAGCGGGCCCTCGAAATGGCTCAGTTGTTCCGCCGCGTTCCGGCAGTAGCGGCACTCGTCCAGATGCTGCTGGACGTCCGGCAGCAGTGCGCCGCCCCGGCGGATCGGGACGTCGAGGAGGCGGTTGTAGAACCGGCAGTCGTGGGTCGGCGCGAGTTCGCGATGGGCGCGTACGCAGCCTTCACGGAATGTGTCCCGCGCCTGTTCGAGGGCCGCCGACGCGATGTCGGTGTCCATGCCCAGCAGTCCGGCCGGAACGTCTAAAGGATCTGCCTCGACCTCGACATGCCACAGCAAACACCGCAAGGCCGCGGGAAGCGCCTGGAATGCCCGCTCCGCGAGCATGCGATTTTCGGGCGTCATCGACGTCGCGGCGCGCAGTCCGCGTCCTCCGGCCGGTTTCTGCAGCGCGGGCAGAACGGCCGATATTCGATCGTCGCCGGACCACTCGCGGATCGTGTCGCGCACCGTCACCAGAAGGGCCGGGCGCAGCGCGACGGCGGTCTCACCGAAGGCGAGGCGGTTGAGGGTCCGGTGGAAGGCGGTCCCGGTCACCATCGCGGCCACCTGCGCCGACGAGGCAAGGCAGATGACCGCGTAGTCGTACACCGACGGGTAGTGCCGCGCCATCAGCAGCGCGACGGAACGGGCGGCGACCTCGCCCTCCGGGCTGCCTCTCAGCGGGGCCGCGAGTGATTCATCGGATTCCCCGGGATCCCCGCCGGGCGGGGGATACGGGGGACGAGGGGGGTGGGGGGTGGGCACTGAGATGGTTCCTTCCCACGCGTGTGGCACACAGAAGTCCTGCCGCCGAAAAGGAGGCCCGGTTGGTGCGTACCTTTTTTGGCGGGGCGCGGGAGGTGCGAATTCACCGACGGCGAATCGGACGCGGTCCACAAATCACGTGCGACACCCGGCCATTCCCCCCGCACGCGCGTTTCACTCTTCCACAACCCCCACACGGCCAACAAGGCGCCCGGACGACATCCCCGCCATTGACAGAAAGTCAGAAACGGGGAACGGATATGCGCGGATCGCACCCGTTTTCGACATGTCCCTGCCCCCCGTGTGAATCGGGGGCCGGGTCCGGCCCCTCAGATCTGCCAGGAGCGCAACCGGTCCGCCGCGCCGTAGACGTCGGTGGTGCCGGACAGCAGGTCGCGGGCGAGATCGACGAGGGCGCCGTAGGGCGGGTCGATACCGACGCCGCTGACGAACATGTACGCCACGGCGGTCGCGCAGGCGAAGCGGGCGTTGGCCGAGGGCAGCGGCCGGAGCACGGTGATGGCGTGCAGCAGCGCGGCGGCCCGCCAGGCCGGGTCGGAGTTCACCCCGAGACGCGGCGGGTCGACGCGGTGCCGGGCGACGGCGGCGACCAGCGCGGAGAAGTCGTTGACGGTGGGCTGGTCCGGCAGGACCTCCTCATGGCGCTGAAGCAGCCAGGGCACGTCGATATGGATCACGGGTGCCATGGGTCAGGCGGCCCGCCCTTCGCCCTTGGCGGGCGGTTCGTCGTCGGGGAACGCGGCGGCGAACTCGTCGGCATGGGTGGCGAAGAACCGGCGGAAGGCCTCCGCGCCCTCCTGCAGGGCCCGGTGGCGGGCTATGTCGGCCGCGGCCGCCTCGCGCACGAGGGCCTTCATGGACGTACCGCGCTCCTTGGCGATCTGCCGCAGGTCCTCGAGTTCGCGGTCACTGAACTCCACGTTGAGAGCTGGCATGCCTTCACGGTACCGCTCGGGTACTGACCGGTAAATATCCCCAGGTCAGGCAGGACGCCCGATGGTACCGAGGGGAACTGGCGGCTGAGACGTGGGTCACATTGAGCCGTGAGGTGTCATGTCCCGGGGCCCTGTCCGGCTCACAGGGGTGAGCGCATTCACAGGAGGCCCACCCATGACCGAGATCTCCGCACCCGGCACCGACACCCCGCTCGACGCGGCGACCGGGGTGTTCGTCGACCATCGCGAGCTGCTGTTCGGCGTGGTCTACAACATGCTCGGCAGTGTCGCCGACACCGAGGACGTGCTGCAGGAGACCTGGCTGTCCTGGACGGCACGTGGCGGGGGCGACCCCCTGGCCGGCGTCGGCAATCCGCGCGCCTATCTCGTCCGGGTGGCGGTCAACCACGCGCTGCGCCGCCGCGCCGTGATCAGCCGGCGGCGGGAGACGTACGTCGGCCCGTGGCTGCCCGAGCCCCTGGTCGGCGAGGACACCGGGACCGCCGAGGACCCGGCCCTGCGTTCCGAGTCGGTGTCGCTGGCCCTGCTGGTGGTGCTGGAGTCGCTGACACCGCTGGAGCGGGCCGTGTTCGTGCTGGGTGAGGTGTTCGGCTACCCGCATGCCGAGATCGCGGAGATCATCGACCGCTCCCCCGCCGCCGTACGGCAGTTGGCGCACCGGGCCCGGGAGCACGTGCACGCGCGGCGGCCGCGGTACGAGGCACATCCGCGGGTACGGCGGGAGGCGACCGAGCGGTTCGTGCGGGCGGCGCGCGGCGGGGACATCGCCGAGCTGATGGAGGTGCTCGCACACCGGACGTCACGGCGTGGACGGACGCGGGCGGCAAGCGCCGGCGGGCGAGCCTGCGCCCGGTGCACGGCCGGGACAAGGTGACCCGTCTGCTCACCGCCGGGCGCGGCGGCCCCGACCACCCGGTCTGGCGCTACCGGCGTGTCAACGGCGACGACGCGGCGGTGCTGTTCGACGGCGACGCGCCGTTCGCCGTCCTGGTCCTGGACCTCACCCCGGAGGGCGACCGGGTGCGCGGCATCTACGTGGTGGCCAACCCGGACAAGCTCGCCCATCTGCCGGCGGCGGGCGACGCGTAGGGCCCCGGTCAGGAGTGACCGCGGCAGAACTCGCGGACGGTCCGGTTGAACGGCTCGGGTGCCTCGATGTTGCTGAGGTGCCCGATGCCGGGGAGCACGACCAGCGTGGCCTGCGGGATCGCGGCGAGGAACTGGTGCGCGACGGGCTCCACCGGTGAGCGGGCGTCGAGCTCGCCCCACAGCAGGAGCGTCGGTACGTCTATCTTCGGCAGCAGGTCCCGCAGGTCTGCCTCGACCATGACGGTGAGCTCGGTCCGCATGCTCTGGGCGCGGGTGTCGGCCGACATGACGGACAGCAGGCGGACGGCTTCGGCGGGGGGCCGCCCGGCGAACAGTCCCGGCATGGTCGGTGCGAACGTGTCGGCCGGGACGGCGAGCAGGCGCTCCGCCCCCTCGACCCGAGAGCGCACCTCCGCGGCGGGCAGCGAGCCCTTCCAGCCCGCGTAGGTGTCGACGAGGAGCAGGGTCCGCACGAGCTCGGCGTGGTGCCGGTAGAACTCCAGCACGACGGTGCCGCCCCAGGACGCGCCGAGGACATGGGCCGGTCCCAGATCCACGTCCTCGACGACGGCCGCCAGACAGCGGGCGTAGTCGGCGAGGGTGAAGCCGGGCGGTACGTCGGAGGAGCGGCCGGCACCCGGTTCGTCCCAGGCGACGACGGTGAACTCGTCGGCCAGATCCTCGGCCTGGGGGCGGAACAGCCGGGCGTCCGCCGTGGCGCCGTGGGCGAGCACGAGGGGCGGGCCCTGGCCCACCCGGTCGTACGCGACCTCGATGCCGTCGACCCGCACCGCTGGCATGTCACCAGGCTACGCGCGCGTGCCGGGGGCGTCCTGTCGGCGGACTCCCCCGGCACGCGGTCGCTGCCGCCCGGTCCCTACCCCTGGTCCGCCACGAAGGAGGCCATGCGGGTCAGGGCGGCGTTCCAGTTGATCGTGTGCTCGTTGGTCGACCAGGACTGGATGTCGTCGATGTAGCAGAACTGGCCGACGCAGCCCTGGAGTCTGCTCTGTGCGTAGGGGTCCTGGATGCTGGAGTTCGGTCCGCCCGCGAGGGTGCCCGGCGGCGGGCCCGGCAGCTCCGGGTCGAGCTGGCGGGCGTACCAGCGGCTGTGCTGGTTCTGCGCGCTGACCTCGCCGTAGCCGGTGACGTAGGAGATGTTCAGCGCGTTGCGGCCCAGGACGTAGTCCATGCTCTGCAGCGCGCCGTCCCGGTACTTGGCGGCGCCGGTGATGTCGTACGCGGTGGCGAGGACGACCGCGTTGTTGAGGACCTGGTGGCTGGAGCCCCAGTCGTAGGTGTTGCCGTCCGGTGCGTACGGCATGCCGTAGGGGTGGGCCTTCAGGGTGGCCAGGTAGCGGTCGGCGCCCTTGACCACGGACCGGCGGACCTTGTCCCGGCCGGGCAGTGCGTTCGGCACGGTGGCGAGGTCGAGCCGGCCGGCCGCGCCGGTGCGGGCCCAGTCGAAGCCGAGGGGCTTGAAGAGGTCGGCCGTGTGGACCGGGGACTTCAGGAGGTACTCCTCGAACCGCTTCTCCCCGGTGGAGAGGTACAGCTCGGCCGCCGCCCAGTAGAAGTCGTCGGTGACGTCGCTGTCGGGGTAGGCGCCGCCGCCGGTGCCGTCGCTCTCCGAGGCGAGTCGGCCGGGGTGGGCGAGCGCCGCCGACCAGGCCTTGCGGGCGGCGGCCAGCGCCTTGCCGGCGAACGTCCTGTCATGGAGCCGGTACAGGCGGGCGGCCTGTGCGGCCGTGGCGGCCAGGTTGAGGGTGGCGGCGGTGGAGGGCGGGTGCAGCTCGCGCTTCTGCGGGTCGTCACTGGGCAGCAGGGGCAGGCCGGTCCACTGCTCGTCGTGCATCTTGTGGTGGGCCATGCCCGCCAGCGGCTCGCCGTCGGGCACCTGCATCCTCAGCAGGAACTCCAGCTCCCAGCGGGCCTCGTCGAGGATGTCGGGCACCTTGTTGCCGCTCTCCGGGATGGCCAGCGTGCCGTCCCCGAGCTTGTCCGCCCGTCCGGTGCGGGCGGTGCGGGCGCGTTCGTAGGTGCTCAGCAGTTCCCAGGTGGAGATGCCGCCGTTGACGACGTACTTGCCGTGGTCACCGGCGTCGTACCAGCCGCCGCTGACGTCGAGGGTGTAGTCGCAGACGCCGGGCTGACAGGGCACGGCGGTGTCGCCCTGGTTGGGGGCCACGCCCATGTGACCGGCCGGGCGGCCGTAGCCGGGCCGCAGGTCGTCGCGGATCGCGAGGCCGCTGCGCTGGGTGTAGTAGTACTTCGCCGAGTCGAGCCGGAGCCGCTCGTAGGCGCTCGTGCCGATGCCGAAGGGCCGGCTGGTCTCGCCGTCGGCGACGAGCGTGAAGCCGGTGCCCTTGGTGCGGTGGGCGCCGAAGTCGATGGAGTGGACGTTCTGCCCGGAGGAGGCGTCGACCCCGCGCGGCAGGGTCGTGCCCCTGGCGACGACCGTTCCGCCGGAGTTCTTCAGCTGCCAGGGCAGCCCGGCCGTGGCGTCGGTGACGAGGGTGGCGTTCTTCGGGCCGGCCGGGAGATAGCCGACCTGGTTGACGCGCACGCGGGGGCCGGTGTCGGGCTCGTACGGGTCCGGTGCCACACCGCCGAGCAGGGAGACGTCGTCCATGCAGAAGCGCCAGGCGTCCGCGCTGCCGCCGAGCTGGAAGCCGACCTGGCCCTGTGCGGTGTCGACGGGCGAGGTGAAGGTGTACGAGTAGCGGTCGCCGGAGACGCTGAGCTGCGGTGTCACCTCGTGGTAGGTGTCGTAGGGCGACACCGACAGGCCCACGATCGCCCGCACCGCGTGCCCGGCGGGTGTCCCGGTCGCGCTGAACGAGAACCGGTACGACTCGCCCTTCACGAGGGTGATGTCGTTCTGCCCGACGGCGGCGTCCCAGCGGTCGGTGGTGCCGCCCGGGACGTCGGCGCAGAGCCGGCCGTCGGACAGGCCCGCGGTGACGTTGCCGGTCGTCCACCACGGGGCGGTGTCGGTGTCGAAGGTGCCGTTCCTGACCTGCTCGGCCTCGTCGGCCCCGGCCGGCGAGGACGGCAGCGCGGTGAGCGCGGTCGCCAGCAGGGCCGTCAGGGACAGCAGGGCGGTTCTGCGTCGTTTCACGTCTGGGCTCCTCCGGGAGGTGCGGGTTGGCGCTCGGCGTGGGAGCGCTCCCAGATGCGGACGCAGGCCATCGTTGTGCTGATGTGACGCCCCGTCAACGGTCCGGACGGGACTGGCTGTGCGCCGCCCGTCCGGACCTCGGCGCCGCGGACTCAGGCGGCCGGGGCGTCCAGCCTGCTGATGCGGATCGCTCCCCGCGGCTCGCCGGGGTGGCGGCTCGTCAGGGTGAGCCGGATCCGGGAGCCGCGGACGGCCTCGAAGGTGATCACGGTGGGGGCGTCGGAGGCGGTGGCCCAGCCGACCTCGGTGTTCCGGGTGTTCCGCCACGCGCGGCCGTCCCAGACCGCCACCTCGATCGCCGCGGGCAGGCTGTGCGTGGCGTCCACGGTGAAGGAGACGTCGACCCGGTCGTAGCCGCGGGCGCGTCCGTGGTCGACCGAGACCCAGTCCTCGGCCCGTGCCCCGTCGAAGGCCGGCAGCAGGGGCGTGGCCTGCTTGAGGAAGCCGTTGGACCAGCCGGTGGCCGGGTCGCCGTCGAGCATGGCGGCGGGCAGGGTGTCCGGACGGCCGGAGTAGCTCGCGTCCGCGCGCGGGTGGCCGAGGGGGGCCGGGTGCTCGGGCCCGAAGCTGGCTGGGGCCGTCGCGACCCGGTCCCCCGCGCGGGTGGCCCGCACGGTCGCCGTGCCCGCGCGCAGCCCCTCGGCCCGGGCGGTCACCTTCACCGCGCCCGCCCTCGTGCCGGACCGGACGATGGCGAGGGCCTTGCCGTGGAAGGCGGTCCGGGTGCTCGCCTGGTAGCGCTCGGCGCTCTCCTGCCGGCCGTTGTCGAGCCCCGCGAGGGAGCCGCCCGCCACCTCGAAGGACAGCAGGTGCTCCGCGTCGGGCACCACCACTCCACGCCGGTCGACGACCTCGGCGGTCACGAAGACCAGGGAGCGGCCGTCCGCGGCGAGGGCGGGGCGGTCCGCGGTCAGGCGTATCGCGTGCGGGGCTCCGGCGGTGCGCAGCACGTCGGTGGCGACCACCTTGCCGCCCCGCCGTGCGACGGCCTTCAGCTCTCCGGGTTCGAAGGGCACCTTCCAGGTCAGGTGGAGCTTGCCGGCGCTGCCGTTCGGGCTGGTGTAGCTGCCCGGGTAGGGGCCGTCGGTGAAGGTCTTGTCGTCGCCGGTCGCCTCCGTGGTCTCCAGGTAGCTGCGGCCGTCGGCGGTCTTCTTGGTGTCGAACCGCCGTACGCCCAGGGACGTGCCGTTGAGGTAGAGCTCGACGGTGTCGACGTTCGCGTACGCCCAGACCTCGACCGTGTCGCCCTTCTCGTGGTTCCAGGTCATCGGCAGCAGGTGGACCATCGGTTCGCTGGTCCACTGGCTCCGGAAGAGGTGGTACATGTCCTTCGGGAAGCCGGCCGTGTCGACCGCGCCGAAGAAGGACGCCTTGACCGGGAAGACGTCGTACGGGGTGGGTTCGCCGATGTAGTCGATGCCGGACCAGAGGAACTGCCCGGCGAACCACTTCCGGTCCCGGTCCTTCTTGTGGCCGTACTCGCCGCTCATGGTCCAGGAGGCGAGGTTGTTGTCGTAGGAGGAGGTCGCCCGTCTGCCCGGGGTGTGGTTCTCGCCGGTGTTGAGGTGCTCGGGCTCCTGGTAGGCGCCGCGGGTGGAGGTCTCCGAGGAGGACTCGGACTCGAAGAGGAACAGGTGCGGGTAGGCCGCGTGCAGCTGGTCGACCGACGTGGCGGTGTTGTAGTTGAGGCCGAGGCCGTCCAGCTTGGCCAGCATCAGGTCGGCGGCGGAGCCCTTGGCGGGCACTCGGCGGTACTTGTCGGAGCCGATGACCAGCGGGCGGGTGTCGTCGGCGGCCCTGATCGCCCCGATGATCCGGTCGGCCATGGCGAGGCCGGCGGTGGAGGTGGAGTCGGGGACCTCGTTGCCGATGGACCAGCTCAGCACGGCGGGCGAGTTGCGGGCCGCCAGCACCATCTCGGTGGCGTCCTTCTCACACCACTCGTCGAAGAAGCGGCTGTAGTCGTAGAGGTTCTTTCCGGTGCGCCAGCAGTCGAACGCCTCCACCAGCATGACGACACCGAGCTCCTCGCAGACCTGGATCACCTCGGGCGCGGGCGGGTTGTGGGAGGTGCGCAGGGCGTTGACGCCCATGGACCGCATGATCTCCAGCTGCCTGCGGACGGCGTCGATGCTGACGGCGGCGCCGAGTGCGCCCAGGTCGTGATGGAGGTCGACGCCCTTGATCTTGTGGTGGGTGCCGTTGAGGAAGAAGCCCTCGTCCGGGTCGAAGCGGAAGGTGCGGAAGCCGAAGACCGTGCGGTGGGTGTCGGTGGTCCGGCCGCCGACGCGCAGCTCGGTGTGCAGGGTGTAGCGGTGCGGTGTCTCGAAGTCCCACAACTCCGGGCGCGGGACGGTGAGTTCCTGGGTCTCGGTGTGCTCGCCGGTGACGGTCGCGGTGGAGGAGGTACGGGCGACGGTGCGGCCCCTGCGGTCGACGACCCGGGAGACGACCTCGACGTCCGCGCCCGCGCCGGAGGCGTTGACGACGGATGTGCCGACCCGTACGACCCCGCGTGCGGCGGAGATCTCGGGCGTGGTGACGCGGGTGCCCCAGCGGGCCACGTGCACCGGCTCGGTGATCACCAGGCGGGCCTCGCGGTAGATGCCGCTGCCCGAGTACCAGCGGCTGCTGGGGAGCCGGTTCCGGACCTCGACGGCGATCACGTTCTCGGTGGTCCCGTCGGTGTGCACCAGGTCGGTGAGGTCCAGGGCGAAGCCGGTGTAGCCGTAGGGGTGACGGCCGGCCTCCGTGCCGTTGCAGTGGACGGTGGAGTCCATGTAGACGCCGTCGAACTCCACCGAGACGCGCTTGCCCGCGAGGCTCGGCGGCAGGGTGAAGGCCAGGCGGTACCAGCCGAGGCCCCCGGGCAGGAAGCCGGTGCCGCTGGTGGTGCCGTGCTCGGTGGTGGGGGTCTGCTCGATGCTCCAGTCGTGCGGGACGGCGGTCTCGCGCCATCCGGAGTCGTCGTAGCCGGGAAGGTGGGCGTCGGCGTAGGCGCCGGTCGGGTCGGTGATGCCGCCCGGGTTCACCAGCGCGAAGCGCCAGCCGTCGCGCAGTGCGACGGTCCGGCGGCCGGACGCGCCGCGCGCCTGCTCGGTGGCCCACGCCTCCGGGGCGCCGAGCAGCGTCCCGGCCGCGGGTGCGGCGGCGGAGGCGAGCAGGACCGATCTGCGCGTGACCGACATGGAGACTCTCCCTCATCAGGGCTCAGAAATACTCAGAACTGATCGTGAACAAACAGATTCTGTCGACGTGTCACAGGCGGCCGTCAAGGGTGCGGAAGCGCCCTTCTCGCTCATGGACGGCTTCGGCCCCATTTGTGCCGTGACCGGGCGGGGAAGGCGGCAACCGGGGTTACCGGTCCACGCCGGGCGCCCACGGACTACGCTGGAACTCAACTGCCCTCCCTGTTCACTGTGAGTGTCCGTATGGAGTCGCGACGATGAGTCCGGACGAGGCGTTGGACGATGGCGTGGCCGCCCGTGCCGTCATCGCCGTCGACGGCACGCTCACCGAGTGGAGCGAGGGCGCCCGCCGTCTGCTGGGCCACACGGCCGCCGAGGTCGTGGGGCGCCCGGCCGCCGACCT
The Streptomyces tuirus genome window above contains:
- a CDS encoding CDGSH iron-sulfur domain-containing protein; amino-acid sequence: MPNSPSDRPAAPRRVTVQRKGPLLMEGPVEVELEDGSVVSSDRFRVALCTCRRSRRYPWCDTSHRDRA
- a CDS encoding protease inhibitor, translating into MRNTARWAMILGMTATAVCGPLTGAALASPGQAPTALYAPSALVLTVGHGESAIAATPERAVTLTCAPTAAGTHPAAGSACAELRGVGGDFDALAARDGVMCTKQYDPVVVTVDGVWQGKRVSYERTFSNDCMKNAYGTGVFSF
- a CDS encoding lactate 2-monooxygenase; translation: MGKHWADFQYEIYLNGMTGAVPRLPTDLTRLEELTEQRLGPGPVGYVAGSAGDGSTARANRAALERRRIVPRMLRDVHERDLSVEVLGRALPAPLALAPVGVLSIMHPDAESAAARAAAAQGVPYILSSASSTPMEQVAEAMGDAERWFQLYWPKDPEVARSFLNRAKAAGFTALVVTLDTPLLSWRPRDLDQAYLPFLHGVGTANYFSDPAFQAGLAKPVHEDPNAAVMHFVGMFSDPAKSWPDLAFLRENWDGPIVLKGVLHPDDARLAADAGMDGVVVSNHGGRQVAGSVAAADALPRVAQAVGDRLTVLFDSGIRTGDDIVKALALGARAVLVGRPYVYGLGLDGQSGVEHVIRCLLAELDLTLALSGHATPSAVGPADLVEDPA
- a CDS encoding RICIN domain-containing protein, which encodes MPTPHPPRPPYPPPGGDPGESDESLAAPLRGSPEGEVAARSVALLMARHYPSVYDYAVICLASSAQVAAMVTGTAFHRTLNRLAFGETAVALRPALLVTVRDTIREWSGDDRISAVLPALQKPAGGRGLRAATSMTPENRMLAERAFQALPAALRCLLWHVEVEADPLDVPAGLLGMDTDIASAALEQARDTFREGCVRAHRELAPTHDCRFYNRLLDVPIRRGGALLPDVQQHLDECRYCRNAAEQLSHFEGPLGPLIAEAVLGWGARRYLDSRPGRASHGTRGARAGRRGGGRRGGGRHGLLSRLPVPARVPEAMRSSRALLSGVGAVSAGVLATVLIIGAPSYDGGEADPAGSDSAAGGKGTASVTPPGTAGLPMSQGVTRLRNTGADLCLDIRDLPKEGAGTKLAPCSTVWTQQWTYEDDGLLRSVADPGLCLDSHKDAGVVVLGTCADEDAERADDVRYDLTVQGELLPRWDERLALAPADDDPDAEIVVKVRDRSSEDQRWQSEPLPTTEGSLSIEEQDGPAARQVGAAGGPGT
- a CDS encoding toxin Doc, with translation MAPVIHIDVPWLLQRHEEVLPDQPTVNDFSALVAAVARHRVDPPRLGVNSDPAWRAAALLHAITVLRPLPSANARFACATAVAYMFVSGVGIDPPYGALVDLARDLLSGTTDVYGAADRLRSWQI
- a CDS encoding alpha/beta fold hydrolase, whose product is MPAVRVDGIEVAYDRVGQGPPLVLAHGATADARLFRPQAEDLADEFTVVAWDEPGAGRSSDVPPGFTLADYARCLAAVVEDVDLGPAHVLGASWGGTVVLEFYRHHAELVRTLLLVDTYAGWKGSLPAAEVRSRVEGAERLLAVPADTFAPTMPGLFAGRPPAEAVRLLSVMSADTRAQSMRTELTVMVEADLRDLLPKIDVPTLLLWGELDARSPVEPVAHQFLAAIPQATLVVLPGIGHLSNIEAPEPFNRTVREFCRGHS
- a CDS encoding glycoside hydrolase family 9 protein, with translation MKRRRTALLSLTALLATALTALPSSPAGADEAEQVRNGTFDTDTAPWWTTGNVTAGLSDGRLCADVPGGTTDRWDAAVGQNDITLVKGESYRFSFSATGTPAGHAVRAIVGLSVSPYDTYHEVTPQLSVSGDRYSYTFTSPVDTAQGQVGFQLGGSADAWRFCMDDVSLLGGVAPDPYEPDTGPRVRVNQVGYLPAGPKNATLVTDATAGLPWQLKNSGGTVVARGTTLPRGVDASSGQNVHSIDFGAHRTKGTGFTLVADGETSRPFGIGTSAYERLRLDSAKYYYTQRSGLAIRDDLRPGYGRPAGHMGVAPNQGDTAVPCQPGVCDYTLDVSGGWYDAGDHGKYVVNGGISTWELLSTYERARTARTGRADKLGDGTLAIPESGNKVPDILDEARWELEFLLRMQVPDGEPLAGMAHHKMHDEQWTGLPLLPSDDPQKRELHPPSTAATLNLAATAAQAARLYRLHDRTFAGKALAAARKAWSAALAHPGRLASESDGTGGGAYPDSDVTDDFYWAAAELYLSTGEKRFEEYLLKSPVHTADLFKPLGFDWARTGAAGRLDLATVPNALPGRDKVRRSVVKGADRYLATLKAHPYGMPYAPDGNTYDWGSSHQVLNNAVVLATAYDITGAAKYRDGALQSMDYVLGRNALNISYVTGYGEVSAQNQHSRWYARQLDPELPGPPPGTLAGGPNSSIQDPYAQSRLQGCVGQFCYIDDIQSWSTNEHTINWNAALTRMASFVADQG